The window CGCGGTCTGCGACGGATAGTTGGTCAGCACCACCAGCGGCATGCCCTGTTCCTGAATGCGCGCCAGAAACAGATCGGCGCCGGGAACCGGCGTATTGTCATGCAGCAGCACGCCGTCGATATCACATATAACGTTTTTGATTGTCATTGTTGCTGTTTCTCATGATTGCGGCAGGCAAAAAGCGACGATAGCACACCTGCCAGAAGCGGCGGATCAGCTTTCCAGCAAGCGCTGCAATAGCACGCCGTTGAGCATCGCCCGCTTGGCCAGGGCGAAAGCGCCGATCGCCGAGCGATGATTGAGTTCGGAGGTGACCACCGGCAGATTTTTGCGGAAGTCCTTCAGCACCTGGGTGTTGATGCAGCTTTGGATCGCCGGCAGCAGCACTTTTTCCGCCTCGGTGATTTCACCGGCGATCACCACCTTCTGCGGGTTGAACAGGTTAATGGCGATGGCCACCGCCTTGCCCAGGTAGCGGCCGACATGTTCGATCACTTCGCTGGCCAGCAGATCGCCGCGGTTGGCGGCCTTGCAGATGGCGGCGATGCTGCAGTCGTCCAGCGTCAGCTTGCTCGGGTAGCCCTGCGTCAACAGCTGGCGCACCCGGTGTTCGATAGCCGCATTGGCGGCCACGGTTTCCAGGCAGCCGAAGTTGCCGCAGTGGCAGCGTTCGCCCAAGGGATCGATCTGAATGTGGCCGATTTCGCCGACGTTGCCGTTGTTGCCGAGGAAAATCTGGCCGTTGACGATGATGCCGGCGCCGGTGCCGCGGTGCAGGCGAACCAGAATCGAGTCTTCGCAGTCGCGGGTGGCGCCAAAATAGTGCTCCGCCAGCGCCAGGCTGCGGATGTCGTGGCCGACGAAGCTGGTGACGTTAAAGCGCTGCTGCAGGTTATCCACCAGCGCCCAGTTGCTGACGCTGATGTGCGGCATGTAGCGCACCACCCCCAGCGCCGGGTCCACCAGGCCGGGCAGGATCACTGCAATGGCGATCAGCTCGCGCAGCTTGCGCTGGTTGCTCTCGATAAATTGCGCGATGGCGGCGAACAGCGCGTTTTCCAGCGTTTCCTGGGTGCGTTCCGGCAGCGGATAGTGTTCTTCACCGAGCGACTTGCCGCTCATGTCGTACAGGGTAATGGTGGCGTCATGGCGCCCAAGGCGCACGGCCACGGTATGAAAATGGCGGGTTTCGGAGACGATGGAGATGGCGCGGCGGCCGCCGGTGGAGGCTTGCTGATCGACTTCCTTGATCAGCCCGCGCTCCAACAGCTGGCGAGTAATTTTAGTGACGCTGGCGGGGGCTAGCTGGCTGAGTTCGGCAATCTGAATGCGCGAGATCGGGCCCTGCTGGTCGATCAGGCGGTAAACTGCCGCGCCGTTGAGTTGTTTGACTAAGTCAACATTCCCTATCTGTGCCTGTCCGCCGGTGCTCATCAATAATTTTACTCGCTGTTCATTAAGTTAAACCTCGTTACCGTTAACGAGCGTTTTGGTGATGTTAAAATCACGGGTAAAGGCGGTCAGGTTAGCCACTTTGCCGGCTTCGATGGTGCCCAGCAGGTGGTCAACGCCGATCGCGCGCGCCGGATACAGCGTCGCCATGCGCAGCGCTTCGTCCAGAGCGATGCCGATGTGTTCCACGCTGTTCTGCACCGCCTCGATCATGGTCAGCGCAGAGCCGCTCAGGGTGCCGTTCTCATCCACGCACAGCCCGTCACGATAGTATATTGTTTTGCCGGCGAAAATAAATTGGTCAATATCTGCACCCGCCGGGGCGGTCGCGTCGGTGACCAGCACCAATTTATCACCTTTCAGGCGTTTGGCGTTACGGATACTCGCCCAGGCCACGTGATGGCCGTCGGCGATGATGCCGGTATAGACCTCCGGCGTGTCGAAGATCGCGCCCATCAGCCCCGGTTCGCGGCCCGTGATGTACGG is drawn from Serratia entomophila and contains these coding sequences:
- the nagC gene encoding DNA-binding transcriptional regulator NagC, translating into MSTGGQAQIGNVDLVKQLNGAAVYRLIDQQGPISRIQIAELSQLAPASVTKITRQLLERGLIKEVDQQASTGGRRAISIVSETRHFHTVAVRLGRHDATITLYDMSGKSLGEEHYPLPERTQETLENALFAAIAQFIESNQRKLRELIAIAVILPGLVDPALGVVRYMPHISVSNWALVDNLQQRFNVTSFVGHDIRSLALAEHYFGATRDCEDSILVRLHRGTGAGIIVNGQIFLGNNGNVGEIGHIQIDPLGERCHCGNFGCLETVAANAAIEHRVRQLLTQGYPSKLTLDDCSIAAICKAANRGDLLASEVIEHVGRYLGKAVAIAINLFNPQKVVIAGEITEAEKVLLPAIQSCINTQVLKDFRKNLPVVTSELNHRSAIGAFALAKRAMLNGVLLQRLLES